From a single Arachis hypogaea cultivar Tifrunner chromosome 3, arahy.Tifrunner.gnm2.J5K5, whole genome shotgun sequence genomic region:
- the LOC112791062 gene encoding uncharacterized protein At4g08330, chloroplastic: LALRNCVVLFINSPIHKWNWNFPNSSFQCHQQLQLSPFIRDVTYSCGSCGYELNLSSSNRNTSLIDSSKYGKSIKKGVISFFSVDESRFTQIHQLRWSWIPFFKPRRTKLLCRRCRNHVGFSYTLPSHSWDGISDSRIYDIKLNTLQPSFSADSSLMPGDTSKYESASSSSLVF; the protein is encoded by the exons CTTGCTTTGCGTAATTGCGTTGTTCTATTTATAAACTCTCCGATCCATAAGTGGAACTGGAACTTCCCTAACTCTTCATTCCAATGTCACCAACAACTTCAGTTGTCCCCCTTTATCAGAGATGTCACTTACAG TTGCGGTTCCTGTGGATATGAGTTGAACTTGAGCTCCAGCAACCGTAACACATCCCTCATTGATTCTTCCAAGTACGGCAAGTCCATCAAGAAGGGTGTCATCTCCTTCTTCTCTGTGGATGAGAGCAGGTTCACTCAGATCCACCAACTTCGATGGTCATGGATACCCTTCTTCAAGCCAAGGAGAACCAAGCTACTCTGCCGCCGGTGCCGGAACCATGTCGGTTTCTCTTACACTTTGCCTTCTCACTCATGGGATGGCATTTCTGACTCTAGAATCTATGATATCAAACTCAACACTCTACAACCTTCCTTCTCTGCGGATTCAAGTCTGATGCCGGGTGATACGAGTAAGTACGAGagtgcatcttcttcttcattggtGTTCTAA